The proteins below come from a single Enterobacteriaceae endosymbiont of Donacia fulgens genomic window:
- a CDS encoding PQQ-binding-like beta-propeller repeat protein — MKIKLSKLIILIFIFCSICLTSCTYEKNIFLHKNNNSLSKLNKIKLKLIWKNKIGKNSIFFKKLNPFYYKGFLYLANSNGFIYCINIKTGKIIWYINLINKSCFFSSCKDEYITSGPIIANNYLYVGNQQGKVFAINIKTKSINWIQNVFSEVLSNFVIRKNILIVHSIGNILQGLDKDNGKILWTISLGNSNIFSIRGLSTPVLFFDNIIIGNDNGLISSRIASNGSLIWEQNLLKFDDKENFININDIDVQPVIYNEIVYVSSYNGVFMALNLSNGDIIWEKTYFTHKNFIIDNNIIYLIDIKNRIFALNAKNGHLIWIQDKFKNSKINNLFIYKKKIFFTNNKGFLYWIDSEKGIFLGNKKIDKYKINYILLIKNKLIIQTIYNKIYLFKILII; from the coding sequence ATGAAAATAAAATTATCAAAATTAATAATATTAATATTTATTTTTTGTTCTATTTGTTTAACTTCTTGTACATATGAAAAAAATATTTTTTTACATAAAAATAATAATTCATTATCTAAATTAAATAAAATAAAATTAAAATTAATTTGGAAAAATAAAATAGGAAAAAATAGTATTTTTTTTAAAAAATTAAATCCCTTTTATTATAAAGGGTTTTTATATTTAGCTAATAGTAATGGATTTATTTATTGTATAAATATAAAAACAGGAAAAATTATTTGGTATATTAATTTAATTAATAAATCTTGTTTTTTTTCATCTTGTAAAGATGAATATATTACTTCCGGACCTATTATTGCAAATAACTATTTATATGTAGGTAATCAACAAGGAAAAGTTTTTGCAATAAATATTAAAACAAAATCTATAAATTGGATACAAAATGTATTTAGTGAAGTATTATCTAATTTTGTTATTAGAAAAAATATATTAATAGTACATAGTATTGGTAATATTTTACAAGGGCTAGATAAAGATAATGGTAAAATTTTATGGACAATTAGTTTAGGGAATTCAAATATATTTTCTATAAGAGGTTTATCCACCCCTGTACTTTTTTTTGATAATATAATTATTGGTAATGATAATGGTTTAATTAGTTCTCGTATAGCTTCTAATGGATCATTAATATGGGAACAAAATTTATTAAAATTTGATGATAAAGAAAATTTTATTAATATAAATGATATTGATGTACAACCAGTTATATATAATGAAATTGTTTATGTATCATCTTATAATGGTGTTTTTATGGCTTTAAATTTAAGTAATGGAGATATTATTTGGGAAAAAACATATTTTACTCATAAAAATTTTATTATAGATAATAATATTATTTATTTAATAGATATTAAAAATAGAATTTTTGCATTAAATGCAAAAAATGGTCATTTAATATGGATACAAGACAAATTTAAAAATAGTAAAATTAATAATTTATTTATTTATAAAAAAAAAATTTTTTTTACAAATAATAAAGGATTTCTTTATTGGATAGATTCTGAAAAAGGAATTTTTCTTGGAAATAAAAAAATTGATAAATATAAAATAAATTATATTTTGTTAATAAAAAATAAATTAATTATACAAACTATATATAATAAAATATATTTATTTAAAATTTTAATAATATAA
- the hisS gene encoding histidine--tRNA ligase, translating into MIKKITAIYGMHDYLFPNTLIWRNIENIIEHTLNNYGYQEIKLPILEKSELFKKNIGEYTDIIEKEMYTFLDKNNNYLTLRPEGTTGFIRAIIENNIFNKNKRFWYNGPMFRYERPQKGRYRQFHQIGIEILGLKSPYIDAEIIIIINNIWKKLHIMDNIFLEINSLGSLKDRKKYIKELIFFLEKNSNFLDLKDRKKIYTNPLRILDSKNKNIKILLKNAPKLQNYLNDKSVNKFKELCKILNFMNIQFTINNYLVRGLDYYNDIVFEWKTNDIGKGTSKTICGGGRYDKLINNMSNDKINNGIGCAIGIERLILLVNIIQSIKIDIKYLVDIFLIPMENNHILKKILVIGELIRNKFPKLRVITSYLFKNLKKQIIQANKYKSHYIIIIGQKEIDNNSIIIKNLFLKKQIIIPENKLIFYLKKIFY; encoded by the coding sequence GTGATAAAAAAAATTACAGCAATTTATGGTATGCATGATTATTTATTTCCAAATACTTTAATATGGAGAAATATTGAAAATATTATTGAACATACTTTAAATAATTATGGATATCAGGAAATTAAATTACCTATTTTAGAAAAAAGTGAATTATTTAAAAAAAATATTGGAGAGTATACTGATATTATTGAAAAAGAAATGTATACTTTTTTAGATAAAAATAATAATTATTTAACTTTACGTCCAGAAGGTACTACTGGATTTATTAGAGCTATTATAGAAAATAATATTTTTAATAAAAATAAACGTTTTTGGTATAATGGTCCTATGTTTCGTTATGAAAGACCACAAAAAGGAAGATATAGACAATTTCATCAAATTGGTATTGAAATACTTGGATTAAAATCTCCTTATATTGATGCTGAAATTATTATTATTATAAATAATATATGGAAAAAATTACATATTATGGATAATATTTTTTTAGAAATTAATTCTTTAGGTTCTTTAAAAGATAGAAAAAAATATATAAAAGAGTTAATATTTTTTTTAGAAAAAAATTCTAATTTTTTAGATTTAAAAGATAGAAAAAAAATTTATACAAATCCTCTAAGGATCTTAGATAGTAAAAATAAAAATATTAAAATTTTACTAAAAAATGCGCCAAAATTACAAAACTATCTTAATGATAAGAGTGTAAATAAATTTAAAGAATTATGTAAAATTTTGAATTTTATGAATATACAATTTACTATAAATAATTATTTAGTAAGAGGATTAGATTATTATAATGATATAGTATTTGAATGGAAAACTAATGATATAGGAAAAGGAACCTCTAAAACTATTTGTGGTGGTGGAAGATATGATAAATTAATTAATAATATGAGTAATGATAAAATTAATAATGGTATTGGTTGTGCTATTGGTATAGAACGTTTAATTTTATTAGTAAATATTATACAGTCTATAAAAATAGATATTAAATATTTAGTTGATATTTTTTTAATACCAATGGAAAATAATCATATTTTAAAGAAAATTTTAGTTATTGGTGAATTAATTAGAAATAAATTTCCTAAACTTAGAGTAATTACTAGTTATCTTTTTAAAAATTTAAAAAAACAAATTATTCAAGCAAATAAATACAAATCACATTATATAATAATAATAGGCCAAAAAGAAATAGATAATAATTCAATTATTATTAAAAATTTATTTTTAAAAAAACAAATAATTATACCAGAAAATAAATTAATATTTTATTTAAAAAAAATATTTTATTAA
- the tadA gene encoding tRNA adenosine(34) deaminase TadA, with translation MKNDIYWMKYALYFAKLTKYNGEIPVGAIIVKNNKIISFGNNNTIKKNDPTAHAEIIALRKAGKYLKNYRLLNTTMYVTLEPCLMCSGAIIMSRISRLVFSTYNKKYFNIGSFIDLLGIYNINHKIKINSGILRKECTNLIQNFFYSKRKKK, from the coding sequence ATGAAAAACGATATTTATTGGATGAAATATGCTTTATATTTTGCTAAATTAACAAAATATAATGGTGAAATACCAGTAGGAGCAATTATTGTAAAAAATAATAAAATAATATCTTTTGGAAATAATAATACAATTAAAAAAAATGATCCTACAGCACATGCTGAAATAATAGCTTTAAGAAAAGCTGGAAAATATTTAAAAAATTATAGATTGTTAAATACAACTATGTATGTGACATTAGAACCATGTTTAATGTGTTCTGGTGCTATAATTATGAGTAGAATTTCTCGTTTAGTATTTAGTACTTATAATAAGAAATATTTTAATATAGGATCTTTTATAGATTTATTAGGAATTTATAATATAAATCATAAAATAAAAATAAATTCTGGAATTTTAAGAAAAGAATGTACAAATCTTATACAAAATTTTTTTTATTCAAAAAGAAAAAAAAAATAA
- the glyA gene encoding serine hydroxymethyltransferase encodes MKKNKKILEYDTELLNIINKESMRQEKNINLIASENYTSRNIMSIQGSILTNKYAEGYPNYRYYGGCKYIDKIENIAIKRAKKLFNADYVNVQPHSGSQANFAVYMALLKPGDIIMGLENSHGGHLTHGSKVNFSGKIYKNISYKTNKKGIIDYNYLLKLTKKYKPKMIIGGFSSYSRICNWAKMRSIADIVNAYFFVDISHIAGLIIAGLYPNPLPYAHVVTSTTHKTLCGPRGGIILSLKKNVHLFKKFDQSIFPGSQGGPLMHIIAAKAMAFKEALEPNFIIYQKQVLKNAKLMVKIFKEYNYKIVSNNTDNHLFIIDLTNKNITGIEAEILLEKHNIIVNKNSIPNDINPPSITSGIRIGTPAITKRGFKEKEIYLLCKYIINILNQKNKYYPNIKNNIIKLCKLFPIYN; translated from the coding sequence TTGAAAAAAAATAAAAAAATATTAGAATATGATACAGAATTATTAAATATAATAAACAAAGAATCAATGAGACAAGAAAAAAATATTAATTTAATAGCTTCTGAAAATTATACATCACGTAATATTATGTCAATTCAAGGATCTATATTAACTAATAAATACGCAGAAGGATATCCTAATTATCGATATTATGGAGGTTGTAAATATATTGATAAAATTGAAAATATTGCTATAAAAAGAGCCAAAAAATTATTTAACGCAGATTATGTGAACGTACAACCACATTCAGGTTCTCAAGCTAATTTTGCTGTATATATGGCTTTATTAAAACCTGGAGATATTATTATGGGATTAGAAAATTCACATGGAGGTCATTTAACACATGGATCTAAAGTAAATTTTTCAGGAAAAATTTATAAAAATATATCATATAAAACTAATAAAAAAGGTATAATTGACTATAATTATTTATTAAAATTAACAAAAAAATATAAACCAAAAATGATTATTGGAGGTTTTTCTTCTTATTCAAGAATATGTAATTGGGCTAAAATGAGAAGTATTGCAGATATAGTAAATGCATATTTTTTTGTTGATATTTCACATATTGCTGGATTAATTATTGCAGGATTATATCCAAATCCATTACCTTATGCACATGTAGTTACTAGTACAACTCATAAAACATTATGTGGACCTAGAGGAGGTATTATATTATCATTAAAAAAAAATGTACATTTATTTAAAAAATTTGATCAATCTATTTTTCCTGGTAGTCAAGGAGGACCTTTAATGCATATTATTGCTGCTAAAGCAATGGCATTTAAAGAGGCATTAGAACCAAATTTTATTATATATCAAAAACAAGTTTTAAAAAATGCGAAATTAATGGTAAAAATATTTAAAGAATATAATTATAAAATAGTATCTAATAATACTGATAACCATTTATTTATTATAGATTTAACAAATAAAAATATTACAGGTATAGAAGCTGAAATATTATTAGAAAAACATAATATTATTGTTAATAAAAATAGTATACCTAATGATATAAACCCCCCATCTATTACTTCTGGAATAAGAATAGGAACTCCAGCTATTACTAAAAGAGGTTTTAAAGAAAAAGAAATATATTTATTATGTAAATATATTATAAATATTTTAAATCAAAAAAACAAATATTATCCAAATATAAAAAATAATATTATAAAATTATGTAAATTATTTCCTATATATAATTAA